Below is a window of Buchnera aphidicola (Kurisakia onigurumii) DNA.
TTTCTTAATAGTTCATTTATTTCTACTTTATTTAAAGTTTTTTTATCAACTTTTTTTACAATTATTGCACAATACAGACTGGATTTCTGATCTTTATCAGAAGGTATTGTTCCTGGAACTACTACAGAATATGCAGGAATTTTTCCATAAAATATTTTTCCAGTACTTCTTTCATAAATTTTTGTACTTTGTCCAATATATACACCCATAGATATTACAGAACCTTGTTCTACAATTACACCTTCTACTATTTCTGATCTTGCTCCAATAAAACAATTATCTTCAATTATAGTTGGATTAGATTGCATAGGTTCTAAAACACCTCCAATTCCTACACCTCCTGATATGTGCACATTATTTCCTATTTGAGCGCAAGATCCAATAGTAGACCATGTATCTATCATGGTATTTTTTCCTATATAAGATCCTATATTTACATAACAAGGCATTAGTATACTTTTTTTATCTATAAAAGATCCATATCTTACAGTAGCTTGAGGTACAATTCTTACATCATCTTGTATGAATTGCTCTTCATTATAGTCACTATATTTTAATTCTACTTTATCGTAATATGTTGTTTCTAATCCGTGAATAATTTTATTTTTTTGTGTGATTAAAAATAATAAAATAGCTTTTTTAACCCAATGTTTTGTAATCCATTCATTATTTATTTTTTCAGATATTCTCAATTTTCCTGTATTTAACATTTCTATAGTTTCTTTTATAGCTTCAGAAGATTCTATACTAATGCTATTTTCTTTAGATTTAATTAATTCTTTATTTTCGTATGTTTCATTAATTATTTTTTCAATTTTTTTCATGTTTAAGTATCCTTTGATTTATTTTTTTTCGATAATATGAATTTTTATATTTAAAGAACAACTATAATAAATATTAATATTGATATATATTTTTATATATTTTTGATTATAGGATTTATTTTTTCGTCTTCTTGTATTGTAAGTATTTCACAACCATTTTTTGTCACTAATACAGTATGTTCGTATTGAGCAGATAAGGAATGGTCTATAGTTTTTACAGTCCAACCATCATTTAAAATTTTTATAAATGGTTTTCCTATATTAATCATGGGTTCAATAGTAAAAATCATTCCTTCTTTCATTTGTATATTCTTATTATATTGACTATCATAATGTAATATATAAGGTTCTTCATGAAATTTTTTACCAACTCCATGACCACAATATTCTTTTACAATTGAAAAATTTTTTTTTTTAATATATTTTTGTATAACTTTACCTATTTCAGAAAAATATGCTCCAGGTTTAATGATTTTCAATGATTTATATAAACTTTTTCTGGTTGAAAAACATAAATTTTTTGCTATTTTATTTACTTTTCCAATAAAAAACATTTTAGATACATCTCCATAAAAACCATCTTTTATTACAGCTATATCTATGTTAATAATATCTCCTTCATTTAAAATTTCTAATTTATTAGGTATTCCATGACATATTGTATCATTGATTGAAGTACAAATAGATTTTGGAAATCCTTTATATCCTAAACATGCAGGTATAGCTTTTTGTTCATGAGTTATATATTTATGACAAATATTGTTAATTTTATTTGTATCTATTCCAGGTTTTAAATATTTTTGAATCATTTTTAAGTTTTCTGATGCTAGAATACATGCTTTTCGTATTTTATTTATTTCATATTCGTTTTTAATTATTATTGAAGACATATGTTTCACATTTTTTATAAGAATTTTTTTTAAAAAGTATGTTATTGTTTTATAGTAATAATGACATAATAATTGAAATTATTATTTATTATTTAATTTTTTTTGTTTTTATTTTAAACGAATATATCTTATTGTATATAAAATCAATATTAATTTTAAAATAAAATAATTATTATAAAATTTATATATTTATTAAAAAAAATATTTTTAAAAATTTTTTTTGAATATTATCTGTTATTTAGAATATTTTAATAAATTTTTTATACAATAGTTACAAATTTATTTTTATAAAATTATATAAGGCAAGAATATGCAAAAATTATCTATGCAAGATATGATTAAAGCTGGTGTTCATTTTGGACACAAAACTCGTTATTGGAACCCAAAAATGAAACCATTTATTTTTGGTTCAAGAAATAAAATTCATATTATTAATTTAGAAAAAACTTTACCTTTATTTCGTATTGCTATCAATGAATTAAAAAGAATAGCTTTTAGAAAAGGAAAAATACTTTTTGTAGGAACAAAGAAAGCAGCAAGTATTTCTATAAAAAATACTGCAATATTATGTAAACAGTACTATGTTCATTATAGATGGTTAGGAGGTATGTTAACGAATTGGAAAACAGTTAGACAATCTATAAATAGATTAAAAGATTTAGAAATACAATCAAAAGATGGAACTTTTGAAAAGTTAACAAAAAAAGAAGCTTTAATTAGATTTCGTACTTTATCTAAATTAGAAAATAGTTTGGGAGGTATTAAAAATATGGGAGGTTTACCTGATGCTTTATTTGTTATAGATGCAGATCATGAACAAATTGCAATTAAAGAAGCGAATAATTTAGATATTCCAGTTTTTTCTATTGTAGATACTAATTCTAATCCAGATGGAATAGATTATGTTATTCCTGGTAATGATGATGCAGTAAGATCTATTGAATTATATTTATCAGTTATTGAAAATTCTATTAAAAATATTAATAAAATAACAGATAAAAATGAAATTATAAAAAAGTTTCAATAAAAAATATTTTTTAATAATTTAAAATTTTTTAATGTAATAAAAAAAATATAAAAAAATAATGTTTCAGGAACATAATATGCAAAAAAATAATTTATGTCTTATTAAAGAATTAAGAAATCGAACAGGAATAGGAATAATAGAATGTAAAAAAGCTTTATTTTATACAAAAAATAATTTAGAGCAAGCAATAGATTATTTACGTAGTGCTGGAGTGATTAAAGCTGAAAAAAAAAATATTAATTCTACTTTAGAGGGATTGATATTAATTTATCAAAAAAATAATAATATAGCTATATTAGAGTTAAATTGTGAAACAGACTTTGTATCTAAAAATATCGATTTTATTAATTTTGGAAAAAAAATTTTAGATCGAATAGTATGTAAAAATATAACAGATATTTCAGACATTAATATATTTTTTGAAAAACATCGAGTAGACTTAATATCTAAATTTAATGAAAATATTAATATTCGTAGAATAAAATTAGTTCAAAAAAAATGTTCTAGTTATTATCTACATCGATTTAGAATAGGAGTAATAGTTTCTTTTGATAATATGAATTCTTCAATTAATAAAGAAATTATGAAGAATATTTCCATGCATATTGCTGCTAGTAAACCAAAATATATTGATGCTTCTAATATTCCTCAAGAAGTTATTCAAAGAGAATATAATATTCAATTAGAATTAACCAAAAAATTAAATAAAAATAAGTTACAAGAAGAAAATATTATAAAAGGTAAAATGAATAAGTTTATCAATGAAATAACATTATTAAATCAAATTTTTATTATGAATACAAAAAAAACTGTTAAGGAAATTTTAAAAGAAAATAATTTAAAGGTATTATCTTTTATTCGTTTTGAATTGGGAGAAAAAATATAAAATAAAATTTATTTTTTATTAATGTTTAATTTTTGTATTAAAAATTTTTTATCAATAAAATATTTGTATTAATATTTTTATAAATAAAATTTAAAAAAAATAGTATGAAATGGTATTTTTGAATAATAAAAAATAATAATATATTAATTAAAATACATATCTTTAATATGATTAAAATTTTTATGTATAACAATGAATAAGATAATTTATTTTTATAATTTAGGATTTATAATGGATTTTATTATTAAATAAAAATATTTATTGCGATTAACAAAATTTTATTTTTTATAACAACATGAATTTTAATATTTTAAAATTATTTAAATTTTATTTATTTGATATATATTATTAGATTTAATCGATAAAGAATATCTATGCTATGGATATTTATTATAGTTTTATTAATCTATTTAATTTATGATTGAATTATTTTATTAAAAAATATTTTATTTTATAATAAAAATTTTAATTATGGTGAAAAATATTTTTCATTTTTAATGAATATTTTAATTATTTTATATATTTTTTATTTAATAAATTAAATTATATAATTTTTTCAGTGTTAAAATATTTTCATATTATTTTTTATAAGAATTAAATCATTAATTTAATATATATTTGCATTTTTTTATAAAATTAACATTTTATTTTGAATAAAATATATAATATAATTTTATCGATATTTTTTATTTTAACCATTTTTTTTTAAAGGATAATTATTTTTTATAAATAAGAAAAATTTATTTTTTTAGATTTAAAAAATAATTATTAATATTTTATATTAATTTTTATTTATGTATTAAGGTTATAAATTTTATGAATGAAATTATTACATTTGCAGATTTAAAAATGCAAAAATGTATTAATTCTTTTAAAACACGAATTAATGCAATTAGAACTAGTCATGCAACACCTGAATTATTAAATAATATTTTTATTGATTACTATGGTAAAAAAACTCCATTGTTTCAGGTTACAAATATTGTTGTAGAAAATTCTCGTACTTTAAAAATAAATATATTTGAAAATGGATTACAAAACATTATTCAAAAAAGTATTATCAATGCTAATTTAGGGTATGGTATAAGTACTCAAGGTAATTGTGTTTATGTTACAGTACCACATCTTAATGAAGAAAGAAGACAAGAATTAGTTAAAAAAATTAAAAAAGAATCTGAACAGGCACGAATATGTATACGAATTATTAGAAAAGAAAAAAAAGATAGAATTAAATTAGATATAAAAAAAAAAATAATTTCTAAAGATCAAGATAGAGTAATTCAAAAAAAAATACAAGATTTAACTGATAAATACATAAAAAAAATTGAAAAAATTTTTTTAAAAAAAGAATCTGATATCATGAAAATTTAATTTTTGTTTATAACGCCGTTTTAAAAATTTTTCATAATTTTATTTTTTTAAATTTATATTATTTTTTATAAAAAAACGGCGTTTTATAACTTATTTAAAATAAAATATATTAATTTTATAAATATTTTGTAAAAATATTTTATTATTATTCATATTAATTTTTAATTTTTTACATTACAATAAATATATGAATTATATTAATTAATATTTTGAATATAAATAATTTAAAAAAATTATAAAAATTAAATTTCTTTAATAAAAAATTCAAATTATTATTTAAAATTATATTTTTACTGTATTTAACTAAAATAATAAATAAAAATGTTAATAAATGAAAAAAAAATATTAAAAAAAAATGAAGTATTAAATTTACTTCCTCATAAATATCCATTTTTATTAGTAGATAAAATTATAGAGTATAAAAATAATAATTTTATTAAAACTATAAAAAATATTACTTTAAATGATTTTTTTTTTGAAGGTCATTTTCCCTCTTATCCTATTTTTCCTGGTGTTTTAATAATTGAATCTATGGCTCAATCATCAACTTTACTATTGTATAAAAATAATCCATATTGGGTAAAAAAAAAATTTTTTCCTTTAATAAAAATAAACAATGCATCTTTTAAATTTCCTGTATATCCAGGTGATCAAATAATTATTGATATTTTTTTACAAAAAACGTTTAAAAAACTAACTCAATTTAATTGTATTGCAAGAGTATTAAGTAAAACTGTTGTTATTGCCACCATTTCTTGTATTCAAACAAAAATATAATTTTTTTAAAAATATTATTCATATAAGCATATATAGTTATATAAAATTATAAAAAATAGGAATTAAATCAATCATTTTTTATGAAAAAATATTTTTTTCTATTTTTTTTTTTTTCAATGTAGGTTCATTAGTATGAATTCTTCTAATTTTGTTCATTTAAATACGCATAGTGATTATTCTATTATTGATGGAATAGCTAGTCCTGAAAAAATAGTACATAAAGCAAATAGTTTAGGAATGTCTTCAATAGGTATTACAGATTTTTCTAATTTGTTTGGTGCATTAAAGTTTTACTTAAAAGCACATGAATACGGTATTAAACCAATTATAGGAATTGATTTTAATATGAGATCTATTTTTATTCCTAATATGATAAGTAGAATTACATTGTTAGCTTATAATAAAATAGGATATAGAAATCTTTCTATATTAACTACATATTCACATAAAGAAAAAAAAAATTATTCTCAAGCAATATTAAAACAAGAATTATTAAAAAAATATAATCAAGGATTAATAATTTTATCAGGAGGTTGTTTTGGAGATATTGGAATATGTTTATTAAAAAATAATAATAAATTTTTAAATTCTATGTTTAATTTTTATTCTAATTATTTTCCAGAATCACATTATTTAGAATTAACTCGTACTAATAGAGTTAATGAAGAAGAATATATTTCTAAAGTTTTATATTGCGCAAATAAAAAACAAGTACCTGTTGTTGCTACAAATTCTGTTTGTTTTTTAAATAAAGAAGATTTTTCAGTACATAATATTCGTATGGGAATTAATCAAGGTATTATGATTTCAGATATAAATAAAAAAAAAAATTATAGTAAAGAACAATTTTTAAAATCACAAGAAGAAATGATTAATTTATTTTATGATATACCTGAATCTATTGTAAATACTGTTGAAATTTCTATGCGTTGTAATTTTATTTTTAATTTAAATAAATATTTTTTACCAACTTTTTTTGATAAAAAATTTGATGTTAAAAAAAAATTAATAGAAGAATCATTTCAAGGTTTGGAATATAGATTTAAAAATTATATTTTTAAAAATCAAAAAAATGTTTTTAAAACTAAAAAAAAATATATTGCAAGATTGAATTTAGAATTGGATATAATTAATAAAATGGGTTTTCCTAGTTATTTTTTAATTGTTATGGAATTTATACAATGGGCAAAAAAAAATAATATTCCTGTAGGTCCGGGAAGAGGATCTGGAGCGGGATCTTTAGTTGCTTATGCATTAAAAATAACTGAACTGGATCCTTTAAAATTTGATTTATTATTTGAAAGATTTTTAAATTTAGACCGTGTTTCTATGCCTGATTTTGATATTGATTTTTGCATGGAAAAAAGAGATTTAGTAATTGAACATGTGTCTAAAAAATATGGTTCAGATTCAGTTGCACAAATAATTACTTTTGGGACAATGACTGCAAAATCTGTTATTCGAGATGTAGGTCGTGTTTTAGGGTATCCGTATGGATTTATTAATAAATTATCTAAATTAATACCATTAGATCCTGGAATAACATTAAATAAAGCGTTTTCTACTAATCAAGAATTAATTGAATTATATTCGAATAATACTGATGTCAAAAGTATAGTAAACATTGCAAAAAAATTAGAAGGTGTTACTAGAAATATTGGAAAACATGCTGGAGGCGTGATTATTGCACCTTCAAAAATTATTAATTTTGTACCTTTATATTTTGATGAAAATGGAGAAAATGTATTAACACAATTTGATAAAGATGATATTGAAAAAATTGGTTTAGTAAAATTTGATTTTTTAGGATTAAAAACTTTAACAATAATTGAATCATGTGTTCGAATAATAAATTCTAAATTACATAACAAAAAAGTTGATATAAAGAAAATTTCCTTAGAAGATAAAAAAGTTTTTGATATGCTAAATAATGCAAATACTACTGCAATATTTCAATTAGAGTCTTTAGGAATGAAAAAATTGATAAAAAGACTTAAACCAGATTGTTTCGAAGATATAATTTCGTTAGTAGCATTATTTCGACCTGGTCCGTTACAATCAGGAATGGTAGATAATTTTATTGCTCGAAAGCATGGAAAAGAATCTATTTTTTATCCAGATAAGAAATGGCAACATATTCTATTAAAACCTATATTAAAATCTACCTATGGTATTATATTGTATCAAGAACAAGTCATGCAAATTGCACAAGTTTTATCAGGATATTCATTAAGTGATGCTGATATATTAAGACGTGTTATGGGAAAAAAAGATCCTTTAGAAATGAGAAATCAATATTCAATTTTTCAATCAGGAGCTAAAAAAAATGGTATTGATGTAGTTTTATCAAAAAAAATATTTAGTTTATTAGAAAAATTTTCTGGATATGGATTTAATAAATCTCATTCTGCAGCATATGCGTTAATATCATATCAAACACTATGGTTAAAATCTCATTATCCTGCTGAATTTATGGCTTCTGTAATGACTTCTGAAATAGATAATTCTGATAAATTATCAAATTTAATTTTAGAATGTAAAAAATTAAATATAAAAATATTACCTCCTTGTATTAATCATGGATTTAATCATTTTTATGTAAATGAAAAAAAAGAAATAATATACGGAATGGGAGCAATAAAAGGAATTGGAATAAATTCTATTAATAGTATAGTTAAACATAGAACAATAAAAATAGGATATTTAGATTTATTTGATTTTTGTGTAAAAACGAACAGTAAAAAAATTACTGTTATTATTATAAAAAAATTAATTAAATCCGGTTCATTAGATTGTTTTAAGTTGAAGAGATCTTTTTTAATTAATTCATTATTACATACTTTTAATTCTGCCAAACAATATAAAAAAATTATTTTATATAAACAAAAAGATATATTTAACCCTTCTATTCAGGATTTTAAAAACATTGTTAAAAATAAAAATTTAAATGTTTTAGTTTGGACTAAAAGTATGAAATTAGATTATGAGTATTCAGTTTTAGGTTTATGTATTACAGGATATCCTATTCGTGAATATTTATTTGAATTGAATAAATATGTTAATGCAATAAAATTAAAAAATATAAAATTACAAAAAAATAACAGTGTTGTTTGTGTTTTTGGAGTTATTTCTTATATAAAAAGAATATTAACTAAAAAAAATACTCAAATGGTTTTGATATCTATTGATGATAGTTATTGTAAATTAGATGTCTTAATTTTTGAAAATTTATTAGAAAGAAAAAAATATTTTATCAAAAAAAATAATATTGTCATTATTCAAGGTAAAGTTATTTTTGATAATTTTATTAAAAAAAAAAAAATAATAGCGATAGATATTATTGATATAGATTATGCAAGACTGAATAGTTTAAGTGAAATTATTGTTTTTACAAAAATAACAAAAAATATTGATAAATTGTTTGTAAAAATTAAAAAAATTACATTAACAAAAAATAATAGAACAATTCCTTTAAATATTTATTTTTATAAAAACAATGAATTTGTGCAATTAAAATATGTTAAAAAATGGAAAATTTTTCCAAATAATAAATTAATAAATAATTTAAAATATTTATTCGGAATAGGATCAGTAAAATTAAAAAGAATAAAAAATACTGTATCTAAAATATTTTTTTATCATTAGTTGTTATATAACATTACTTTTTTGAATTATTTTTTTAAAGTAACTTACTACATCTTTAATATGTATTTCATGTTTTTGTTGTGTATATCGATTTTGTATTTCTAATATTTCATTTTTAGTGTTTTTTTCACTAATAATTATATTATAAGGTATACCGATTAGATCCATATTAGAAAAAATTACTCCAATTCTTTCATTTCTATCATTAAATAATGTAGGTATTTTTTCTTTTTTTAATGATAAATATATTTTTTTTGAAATTTTTTGTACTATAATGGAATTATATAATTGTATTGGTATGATCGAAACAATAAAAGGAGCTAATTCAATAGGCCATATAATACCTTTTTCATCATGATTTTGTTCTATTATAGCAGAAATAATTCTAGTTACACCTATTCCGTAACATCCCATATTCAAAAATTTTTTCATTTTATCATTTGTATAAATATTAGCATTCATAGATTTAGAATATTTTTTTCCGATTTGAAAAATATGAGCAATTTCAATGTTATGAATGTTATTCTTATATATTTTTTTTTGTAAATTTATATTATAATTTTTATTTTTTGTAGTAACAATAAATTCATGAGAAATATTTCCACCAATAATTCCAGAATTTGCTTGTTCAATTTTAAATTTTAAAGACATTCTAAAAAAAATTTTTTTATATGCTTTTTTTATTTTTTCATATGTTAATACTAAAGATTTTTTATCCATATGAAAAGAATAGGCATCTTTCATAATAAATTCTCTAGTTCTTATAGTTCCAAATTGTGGTCTAATTTCATCTCTAAATTTTGTTTGAATTTGATAAAATATTAAAGGTAATTCTTTATAGGATTTTATTTCGTTTTTTATTAAATCTGTTATTATTTCTTCATGAGTAGGGCCTAATATGAACAAGTTTTTATTTCGATCATATAAAGTAAATAGTTCTTTTCCATAATCATTAATTCTTTTGCTTTTTTTCCATAAATGACCTGTTTGTAAAATAGGTAAAATTACTTCTATTGCTGATATTCGATCCATTTCTTCTCTAATTATTTTTTTAATTTTTTTTAAAATAATTACACCTGTAGGTAACCATGTGTATATTCCTGAAGATACTTGCCTGATTAAACCTGATTTTAGCATTAAATAATGACTTATTAATTCAGGCTTGTTAGATACATTTTTCAATGTAGATAGTAAATATTTACTAGTACGCATATTTTCCTTAAAAAAATAGATTATAAATGTAAGATATTTGTATTATTTTATAAATATCAGAAAATGAAATATTCATGTATATTAATTAAGAAAAATTGTATTGACAATTTTTTTATTACTTAAAAATTAATTTTTATATAAAAAACAAATTATTTTTTTTATAATAACAAATTATTTTTTTTATAATAACAAATTATTTTTTTTATAATAACAAATTATTTTTTTTATAATAACAAATATTTTTTTTATAATAACAAATTATTTTTTTTATAATAACAAATATTTTTATGAGGTGTTTTATGCCTATTGGATCTGATGAAGATAAAACAGAAGAACCTACTTCCCATCGCATTAAAAAGTTTAAAAAAAAAGGAAATAATTATTATTCTCCAGAAGTAAATTATTTTTTTTTATTATTTTTTTCATGTTTTACATTTTTTATTTTTCGAAAAACAATGTTTTTTTCTTTATTAGAATTATTAAAAAATAGTTTACAAATAAATTATTCGATTATATTTAGTAATACGTTTTTTTTGAAAAAAATAATATTTGATATTAAAAAAATTTGTTTAATTTTTATTATTTTATTTTTAGAAATATTGTTCATTTCTTATACTTTTCCATTATTATTTGGAGGGGGAAAAATACATTTTCGTTTTTTTAATTTTAGTTTAAAAAAATTAAATTTTATAAATGGTATAAAAAAAATGTTTTCTTTTGAATCTATTTTTGAACTACTAAAGATTATTCTTAAATCATATTTAATTTTAGGGATTTTTATATATTATTTTGTTTCTAAAAAACATGAATTATTTTTTTTATCAATCGAACGAGAAAATAATGTTTTTTTTCATGGTTTTAATATATTAGTGAATTTTATTTATATTGCAATATTATCTTATATCCCCGTAGTAATGTTAGATTTTATATGGAAAAAAATTTCTTTTTTCAAAAAACTAAAAATGACACAACAAGAAATTAAAGAAGAATTAAAAGAAATAGAAGGAAATCCTAATACAAAAAGTAGAATATTACATAATATGAAATTATTATCTAGAAAAAGAAATACAATAGATATAATAAATAAATCAGATGTAGTAGTTACTAATCCTACTCATTATGCAATTTCTATACAATACATTGCAAAAAAAATGAAATCTCCAAAAATTACAGCAAAAGGAATAGGTGTTTCTGCACTATATATTATTAAAATTGCTAAGAAAAATAATATTCCTATATTATATGCTCCAATTTTAGCGCGTTCATTATATTATAATTTTGCATTAAATCAATTTATATCACCTGATTTTTATTCAATAATAGCTGAAATAATTACTTGGTCTTGGAACTTTAATAAATGGAAAAAAGAAGGAGGTAAAAAACCTATTATACCAAAAGATTTATCAGAAGTATTAAAATCAAATATAGAAAAAGGAAAAAGAAAATTATGAATAATTTTTTTTATTTTTTTAAAAAAATTAATTTATTAAAAAATTTTAGATCACAAGTATTAGTTGTTCCATTGTTATTAATTATTATTTTATCAATGATGATTTTACCTCTTCCTACCTTTTTATTAGATTTATTTTTTACATTTAATATATCTCTTTCATTATTAATTCTACTTGTATCATTATTTAATAAATATACTTTAGATTTTTCTTCATTTCCGACAATATTACTTTTTTCTACACTGTTGAGATTATCATTAAATATTGCTTCTACACGTATTATTCTTTTACATGGTCATACTGGTATAGCATCTGCAGGGCATGTAATAGAATCGTTCGGTAATTTTTTAGTCGGAGGTAATTTTTTTATTGGAATAGTAGTATTTATTATATTAATAATTATTAATTTTATAGTAATTACAAAGGGAGCGGGTAGAATTGCAGAAGTAGGAGCTAGATTTGCTTTAGATGGAATGCCA
It encodes the following:
- the proS gene encoding proline--tRNA ligase, which translates into the protein MRTSKYLLSTLKNVSNKPELISHYLMLKSGLIRQVSSGIYTWLPTGVIILKKIKKIIREEMDRISAIEVILPILQTGHLWKKSKRINDYGKELFTLYDRNKNLFILGPTHEEIITDLIKNEIKSYKELPLIFYQIQTKFRDEIRPQFGTIRTREFIMKDAYSFHMDKKSLVLTYEKIKKAYKKIFFRMSLKFKIEQANSGIIGGNISHEFIVTTKNKNYNINLQKKIYKNNIHNIEIAHIFQIGKKYSKSMNANIYTNDKMKKFLNMGCYGIGVTRIISAIIEQNHDEKGIIWPIELAPFIVSIIPIQLYNSIIVQKISKKIYLSLKKEKIPTLFNDRNERIGVIFSNMDLIGIPYNIIISEKNTKNEILEIQNRYTQQKHEIHIKDVVSYFKKIIQKSNVI
- a CDS encoding EscU/YscU/HrcU family type III secretion system export apparatus switch protein — its product is MPIGSDEDKTEEPTSHRIKKFKKKGNNYYSPEVNYFFLLFFSCFTFFIFRKTMFFSLLELLKNSLQINYSIIFSNTFFLKKIIFDIKKICLIFIILFLEILFISYTFPLLFGGGKIHFRFFNFSLKKLNFINGIKKMFSFESIFELLKIILKSYLILGIFIYYFVSKKHELFFLSIERENNVFFHGFNILVNFIYIAILSYIPVVMLDFIWKKISFFKKLKMTQQEIKEELKEIEGNPNTKSRILHNMKLLSRKRNTIDIINKSDVVVTNPTHYAISIQYIAKKMKSPKITAKGIGVSALYIIKIAKKNNIPILYAPILARSLYYNFALNQFISPDFYSIIAEIITWSWNFNKWKKEGGKKPIIPKDLSEVLKSNIEKGKRKL